From Xanthomonas sp. 10-10:
CGTATAGCTTCTTCAACGCCTTCAACTACACTCCGCCGATCGTCGGTTTTGCCAGCATCGGGCGCAAGGACAGCCTGCGTAACATCGAAGCCACCGGCCAGTTCACCTGGAATCTGGCCACACGCCCGCTTGCCGAGGCGATGAACGCAAGCGCCGCGATGGTGCCGTCGGAGGTCGACGAGTTCGCGCTTGCGGGGTTGCAGATGGCGCCTTCGCGGGTGATCGATGCGCCGCGTGTGGCCGCAAGCCCGGTCAGTTTCGAGTGCCGGTTGAGTCAACTGCTGCAGCTGCACAGCGCAAGCGGTCAGGCCGTAGAAACCTGGTTGGTGCTCGGCGAAGTGGTAGGTGTGCATCTTGCGCATGCCGCGCTCGATGACGGCGTCTACGACCCGGCCAGGGTGCAGACCATTCTGCGGGCCGGTGGTCCGGCCGATTATTTCGAAGTGCAGCCGCAGGCGCGCTTCCGCATGCATCGGCCCGGGCAATGACCGACTGACCGCGTCGATTCGGTCCTGCGCACCTGGCTGCCTGTGCCAGCCCTGTGCGGTCACCCTCGCGCGACACACTGCAGGCCTCGCCTGCAGCCGTTTTCCACCTGATCTATGGCCGTTTCCATGCCCATCACGCCCCAAGAAGCCCTGCAACGCACCATCGAACACCGCGAAATCTTCCACGACGAAATGGTCGAGCTGATGCGCCAGATCATGCGTGGCGAGGTCTCGGACATGATGGTCGCCGCCATCCTCACCGGGTTACGGGTCAAGAAGGAAACCATCGGCGAGATCGCCGGCGCCGCCACGGTGATGCGCGAATTCTCGCGCCGCGTGGAGGTGGGCGATCGCCAGCACATGGTCGACATCGTCGGCACCGGCGGCGATGGCTCGCATACCTTCAACATCTCCACCTGCGCGATGTTCGTGGCTGCAGCCGGCGGCGCCAAGGTCGCCAAGCATGGCAACCGCAGCGTGTCCTCCAAATCCGGCAGCGCCGACGCGCTGGAAGCATTGGGCGCGGTGATCGAACTGCAGCCCGAGCAGGTTGCCGCATCGCTGGCACAGACCGGTATCGGCTTCATGTACGCGCCGGTGCATCACCCGGCCATGAAGGTGGTAGCGCCGGTCCGCCGCGAAATGGGCGTGCGCACCATCTTCAACATCCTGGGCCCGCTGACCAACCCGGCCGGTTCGCCCAACATCCTGATGGGCGTGTTCCATCCGGATCTGGTTGGCATCCAGGCGCGCGTGCTGCAGGAACTTGGCGCCGAACGCGCGCTGGTGGTGTGGGGGCGCGACGGCATGGACGAACTCTCGCTCGGCGCCGGCACCCTGGTCGGCGAATTGCGCGATGGCCAGGTGCGCGAATACGAAGTGCATCCGGAAGATTTCGGCATCGCCATGTCGGCCAGCCGCAACCTCAAGGTGGCCGATGCGGCCGAATCGCGCACGATGCTGTTGCAGGTGCTGGACAACGTGCCCGGCCCGGCACTGGACATCGTCGCGCTCAACGCGGGCGCGGCCTTGTATGTGGCAGGCGTCTCCGACAGCATCGCTGCCGGCGTGGTGCGTGCGCGTGTGGTGCTGGCCGATGGTTCGGCGCGCGCCCGTCTGGACGCGTATGTCGCCTTTACGCGTCAGCTCGGTGCATCGCGCTGACCATGCATCCGGCCGCAACGTTGCGGCAATCGCGCGGCCGCATCCTCACCCCTCCAATGGGCATGCTGCGCATGTTCGCGTGCAGCAACGGCCCGTTGTGGTCGTCTTGACCGATAATGCCCGCCCGCCAGGACCCGATACCATGAGCGATATCCTCAACACCATCCTTGCCCGCAAGGCCGAAGAAATCGCCGAGCGCAGTGTGCGCGTGCCGCTGGCCGAACTGGTCGCACGCAGCGCAGACCTGCCGCTCACGCGCGGGTTCGCCGCCGCCATGCAGGCCAGTATCGCCGCTGGCGAGCCTGCCGTGATCGCCGAAGTGAAGAAGGCCAGCCCGTCCAAGGGCGTGATCCGCCCGGATTTCCATCCGGCCGACATTGCGGTCAGCTACGAATTCGGCGGCGCCAGCTGCCTGTCGGTGCTGACCGATGTGGATTTCTTCCAGGGTTCGGATGCCTATCTGCGCCAGGCGCGCGAGGCCTGCACGCTGCCGGTGCTGCGCAAGGATTTCACCGTCGACCCGTACCAGGTCTACGAAGCGCGCGTGCTGGGTGCCGACTGCATCCTGCTGATCGTCTCGGCGCTGGAAGACGCGCAGCTGGCCGATCTCTCCGGTCTGGCGATGCAACTGGGGCTGGACGTGCTGGTGGAAGTGCACGACATCGACGAGCTCGAGCGCGCGGTGCAGGTGCCGGTGCCACTGATCGGCATCAACAACCGCAATCTGCGCACCTTCGAAGTGTCGCTGCAGACCACGCTGGACATGCGCGCTGCAGTGCCGCGCGACCGCATCCTGGTCACCGAAAGCGGCATCGTCACCCATGCCGACGTCCAGCTGATGCGCAGCCATGGCGTGAACGCGTTTCTGGTCGGCGAGACCTTCATGCGTGCGCCCGAACCCGGCGAGTCGCTGCGTCAGCTATTCTTCGCGCATGACTGAGTCGTTTCCCGCACCGCGCGACGATGCGCCGCTGGTGGTCTTCGATTTCGACCACACCTTGTACGATGGCGATTCGGGCAGCCATCTGTTCGCCTGGTTGATCAAGCGCAACCCGCTGCGTCTGCTGGTTGCGCTGCTGGCCTCGCCGATTCTCGGACCCATGGTGGCGATGCTGCCCACCCGCCGCCGCGGCGTATCCGGTTACGTCTGGATCGCGACCTTCGGCCTGCACCGTGCGCGCGAGTTCAATCGTTTCATCGACGCTTACGTGCTCAAGCACGAAGCGCAGATCCGGCAGCGTCTGCTTCCGCATGCGCTGAAGGTCTTCACCGACCACCGCGCTGCCGGCGATCGCGTGGTGGTGGCCACCGGCGCGCCGCCCGAGCTGGCGCGCGCGATTCTCGGGTTCGTGGCCCATCAGGACGTGCCGGTGATCGGCAGCTTGGTCGGGCCGCGGCTGGGCGCGGTCACCGCGCGGCGCCACTGCCACAACGAAGAAAAGATGCGCATGCTGCGCGAGCGCGGTTACGCCGACATCGCCATCGCGTATTCGGACAGCACCGCAGACCTGCCGCTGTTGAAGGCTGCACGCGCGCCGGTGGTGGTCAATCCCAAGGCCAATCGCGAAGAGCTGTTCAGGCAGGTGCTGCCCGCCGGCACGCCGATCCTCAACTGGGGTTGCCGCGACCGTGGCGGCAAGGCGCTCTGAGACAGGCGCAAGCGTCTGGCCAAGACATTGCCCAGTCGCACCGACAGGCCGCCCGTCTCGCAGGTGATTGGTCGGCAGACGCCTGAGGCTGCTGCGATCAACGGATCGTCAGGACTGTGATGCAATCGCAGTACAGACCGTGCGGCCTGATCGGTTGCAAACTCTCTTATAAGAGGTATCGCGCAAAACCGCGCCATTGAGTGGTGCCAAGCGAGCGCAAAAGCACAGAGCGGCGCTGTCTTGGTTGTGACATCGGCAGGCAGCCAGTGCACTGGGCACTGGCTGCGCCATGCGCTTAGCGCGTGCCGTACAGCACGACGGTCTTGCCGCGTGCATGCAGCAAGCCATCGGCCTGCAGCTTCTTGAGCACCCGTCCGGCCATTTCGCGCGAGCAACCGACCAGGCGTGCGAGCTCCTGCCGCGAAACACGCAGCTGCGTGCCCTGTGGATGGCTCATCGCTTCCGGTTCCTTGGACAGATCGTGCAAGGTGCGCACGATGCGGTCGGTCACATCCAGGAACGCCAGGCGGCTGGCTTTCCTTGTGGTATCGAGCAGCCGTTTCGAAAGCTGAACACCCAGTGCGTACAGGATGCGGGGGGCATCCGGCGACAGGCTGGTCTGAAACAGCTGCTGCAGGCGCTCGTAGCTGATCTCCGCCAATTCGCACTGGGTGCGGGTGCGCAGGATCACCTCGCGCGTATCGGATTCGATGAACAACCCCATCTCGCCGACGAACTCGCCGCTACCGAAGTAGCCCAGCACCAACTCACGATCGTCATCTTCCTCGGCAATGATGCTCACCGAGCCGCTGATCACGTAGTAGAGGGTGCCGGCCGGGTCTCCTGGCCGGAAAACATCGGTCCGGGTCGGATAGCGCCTGCGGTGGCTGTGCGCCAGAAAACGCTCGATGGTGCCCGCGTCCAGCGCCAGTGAAGGGGTAGCGTTACGTACCGTCGTAGTGACAACCGTCGTGTTTCCTGGGCTCATGGTAGTTCCGCGTGTAATTCCTGAAGCTTAACGGCATGAGTCATGCAAGGTAAACCATTCTCAACATCGGCATTTCGTTGCTGGGATCTTTGGCTCATAATTGACTCCTTTCCCGCTTTCCATAAGGACAGACCGACGTGGTCAAGCCGTTGCCTCGCCTGAGGCTACAGGGGTTCAACAACCTCACCAAGGCGTTGAGCTTCAACATCTACGACGTCTGTTATGCGCGTACCGAAGAAGAGCGTCAGCGCTACATCGAGTATATCGATGAGCAGTACGACGCCGATCGTCTGACGCAGATCCTGACCGATGTGGCCGAGATCATTGGCGCCAACATCCTCAATATCGCACGTCAGGACTACGATCCGCAGGGCGCATCGGTGACGATCCTGATCTCCGAAGAACCGGTGATCGACAAGAAGCAGGCCGGCAAGGAGCTGATCTCCGACGCCGTGGTTGCTCATATGGACAAGAGCCATATAACTGTCCATACATACCCGGAGACGCATCCGCAGGAAGGCATCGCCACGTTCCGCGCCGACATCGATGTCGCGACCTGTGGCGTCATCTCGCCGCTGAAGGCGCTGAACTACCTGATCGAAAGTCTGGAATCGGACATCGTGATCATGGACTACCGCGTCCGTGGCTTCACCCGCGACGTGAAGGGCAAGAAGCACTACATCGACCACAAGATCAACTCGATCCAGCACTTCCTCGCCAAGAACGTGAAGTCGCGCTACGAGATGTTCGATGTGAACGTCTATCAGGAAAACATCTTCCACACCAAGATGCACCTGAAGGATTTCGACCTGGACCAGTACCTGTTCGAGGAGCGTGCCAAGAACCTGTCGTTCAAGGAGCGCATGAAGATCGAGACGCTGCTCAAGCGCGAGATCGAAGAGCTTTTCCATGGGCGTAACCTGAGCGAGTAATCGTAAAGAACGACCGGTTGCGCCCTTGTTTCAGGTGCGTCAACGACTCAAGGCGGGACGGCCCGCCACGCGATGACCTCGCGTTCCACAGCCGACGGCGGCCCAGTGTGCAGACACTGGGCCGCTTTTTTTTTGTCCGTTTTTTCTGTGAGGAGTACTGCAATGCCCTGGATCTATCTTGTACTGGCCGGCCTGTTCGAAATCGGCTTCGCCATGGGCCTGAAATACAGCGACGGGTTTACGCGGCTGTGGCCAACCGTGCTGACGATCGGCCTGGCCGGCATCAGCCTGTGGTTCTTGACCCAGGCGCTGAAGACGATTCCGGTCGGTACCGGCTACGCGATCTGGACCGGCATCGGCGCACTGGGCGTGACCATTGCCGGCATCGCCCTGTTTGGCGACAGCGCATCGTGGTCGCGTCTGGCCTGCATCGGGCTGATCGTCGCCGGGGTGATTGGATTGAAGTTGGTGTCGTAGTCAGCTCCGCTTCGCGGTTCTGACCCCCAAGATTTGCTTTGCAAATCTTGGGCCCCGACTTCGTGGCTACCTATCCCCGCGCCTTCGGCGCGCCCCCTTAACAAAGGGGGCTTTGGCTCCGGGTGGGTGCTGCAAGGTGCGGCGCATGGTTTGCAGCTGCCGGCGGCCGACAGTCCCCATCGCTAGAGCCTGTAGCTCCGCTTGGCGGTTCTGACCCCCGAGATTTGCTTTGCAAATCTTGGGCCCCGACTTCGTGGCTACCTATCCCCGCGCCTTCGGCGCGCCCCCTTAACAAAGGGGGCTTTGCTCCGGGTGGGTGCTGCAAGGTGTGGCGCATGGTTTGCAGGTGGCGTCGGCCTCCCATTCCCAATCCCTAGAACCTGTAGGCGAGGGTCTTCATCAGCTTGGAGGCCAGGGCCATGGCGGTGGGGATGGGCGGCGGCAGGATGCGGGCGCCGGCTTGTTCGGCCTGGTCGGCGTGGCGGGCTTCGTCGATTTTCATCACCCGCAGGATCGCGCGGCTGCGTTGGTCGATCTCCGGCAGGGTCTCCAGGTGCTCGTCCAGGTGGGCTTCCACCTGGCGCTCGGTCTCGACCACGAAGCCCAGGCTCCAGTCGTCGCCGCGCAGGCCGGCCAGGGCGCCCAGCGCGTAGCTGCCGGCATACCACACCGGGTTGAGCAGGCTGGGGCGGCTGTCCAGTTCGTGCAGGCGATCCGCGCACCAGGCCAGGTGGTCGGTTTCTTCCTGCGCGGCTTCCAGCAGATGATGCTGGGTGTGCGCGTCGCGGGCGACTGCCGCCTGGCCGAAGTACAGGCCTTGCGCACAGACCTCGCCGACATGGTTGATGCGCATCAGCCCGGCGGCATGGCGCCGCTGGTCTGGCTGCAACGCGACATCGGGGGTGTCGGCGGCGGGGTTGGGGCGCTCGGCGGGCGGGTTGCCGAAGACGGTCTCCAGCGCGCGCTGGGCTTCGACCAGGAGTCGATCGAGCGGGCTGTGCAGTCGGGTAGGGGAGGTCTGGGTCATGTCTCGATTCTGGCGCCCGGCCGATCCGCTGCCAACCATCTTGGCCCTGGTAGCGGTGCGACTTGCGCCGCTACGGGCTGCCGCGTACAATCCCGCCTCTTCTGTTTCGCCTTCACAACGCGTGGCAAAGTTCCAGCGGTCATTGCCGCTGCAATCCGCCCGACCACTCAAGAGTTTTCTCATGACTACGTTCACCGCCAAGTCCGAGACCGTCCAGCGCGACTGGTATCTCGTCGACGCCGCCGGCAAGACGCTCGGCCGTCTGTCCACCGAACTGGCCCGCCGCCTGCGCGGCAAGCACAAGCCGGTTTACACCCCTCACGTCGATACCGGCGATTACCTCGTGGTGATCAACGCCGAGAAGATCGTCGTCACGGGCAACAAGCTGAAAGACAAGAAGTATCACCGCTTCACCGGCTACATCGGTAACTTGAAGACCGAGAGCCTGGAGCAGGCGCTGCAGCGCCACCCGGAGCGCGTGATCGAAATCGCCGTCAAGGGCATGCTGCCGAAGGGCCCCCTGGGCCGCACCATGTACCGCAAGCTCAAGGTGTATTCGGGTGCCGAGCATCCGCACGCCGCCCAGCAGCCGCAAGTTCTGGATATCTAATCATGGCTATCACGCAAAACTACGGCACTGGCCGCCGCAAGTCCTCCACCGCTCGCGTGTTCCTGCGCAAGGGCACTGGCAAGATCACCGTCAACGACCGTCCGCTGGACGAGTTCTTCGGCCGTGAGACGGCGCGCATGATCGTGCGCCAGCCGCTCGAGCTGACCAAGAACACCGAAAGCTTCGACATCCTGGTCACCGCTTCCGGCGGCGGCACCACCGGTCAGGCCGGTGCGATCCGTCTGGGCATCGCCCGTGCGCTGGTCGAGTACGACGAAACCCTGAAGTCCGAGCTGCGCAAGGCTGGCTTCATGACCCGCGACGCCCGTGAAGTCGAGCGTAAGAAGGTCGGTCTGCACAAGGCCCGTCGCGCGACCCAGTTCTCCAAGCGCTGATCCATCGCGTTTGCTGCGTCCCGGTTCGCCGGGGCGCGTGCTTCAAAAGCCCGGCATTGCCGGGCTTTTGTCGTTTTTGGAACGGTGCGTGGCCGGACTACTTGAGGGCAGTCGGGCGACCGATTTGGTGCTGGCCTCGGTGCGCCGGGTTTTTGTGGTTCGGTGTGTGGCTGGGGCGTGTGGCGTTGCCGACGTCACGGCCGGCACGTTTCCGGCCGCTCGAATGGTTGTGTATCCACGCGCGTGCGACGCCAAGTCGTCCCGGTCCGGCGTGTCCATGGCGGGTTCCGGGGCGCGGTCGCCCGATTTCACTCAGGTATCGAGTGTCTTGGAACCTGCGCATTCTCCGGGCAGGCAGTGGCCGAACGCAGTGCGCGGCATCTGCAGCCTGGCCAGTTGCTGTGCGGATTCGGATGTGGCGCAGGCAACAAAAAAGGCCCGATCGTTCGATCGGACCTTCTGTGTTTGGCTGCCCCGGATGGATTCGAACCACCGAATGCCTGAGTCAGAGTCAGGTGCCTTACCGCTTGGCGACGGGGCAATAAAAACGTGTTGTCCCAGAGTATCGCATGCCTGGGCAGGCCTGAATACCATGGTGGCTATGGGTGGACTCGAACCACCGACCCCAGCATTATGAGTGCTGTGCTCTAACCGGCTGAGCTACATAGCCTAGGGAGCCGGCAATTCTCGCGATGCGCCTGGGTGTTGTCAAGTATTTCGTTTTCAGCTTGTGAGCCGGCCGTCGCCGTGGCAGAGTCGGTGACAGTAGATTTTCAGGAGTCCGCATCGTGATCGATCCGGACGGTTTCCGGCCAAACGTCGGCATCGTGCTGATGCGAAAGGACGGTCAGGTGTTCTGGGCACGACGTGTGCGCAGGGACGGCTGGCAGTTCCCGCAAGGTGGCATGAACACCGATGAGACACCCGTCGAAGCCATGTACCGCGAGTTGCGCGAAGAAACCGGGTTGTTGCCCGAGCATGTGGAATTGCTCGGCGCCACGCCTGGCTGGCTACGCTATCGCCTGCCGAGTCGGGCGGTCCGCCGCAATGAGCGGCAGGTGTGTATCGGCCAGAAGCAGGTGTGGTTCCTGCTGCAGTTCACTGGCGACGAGTCGCATCTCAAGCTCGACCACACCGATACCCCCGAGTTCGACCACTGGCGCTGGGTGGACTTCTGGTATCCGGTCGAGCACGTGGTGATCTTCAAGCGTGGTGTGTATGCGCGTGCGCTGCGCCATCTGGCGCCGCTTGCGCAGAACCTGGCAGGCCCGGCAGCGGTCGGTGTGATGCCCGAGCGTGCGCTGGAAGCGTGGTTGCCAGGTAGCAGTGCGGCCGGCCATGACAGTCCGCGCAAGCGGCCACGCAAGCGTGGCGGGGCGTCGCGGGTGCGGATTAATAATGATTAACGTTTGGAATTGACACCTATTCTCGTTTGCGGTGCAATCAGCACCGGTCCTCTCCGGATCGCCAGCACCGACGGATACCGTGTACGTCTGCATCTGTAATGGGGTCACCGACCACCAGATCCGC
This genomic window contains:
- a CDS encoding flavin reductase family protein, translated to MNTSNDSMHFYEPAQGHGLPHDPFNAIVGPRPIGWIGSRSAEGIANLAPYSFFNAFNYTPPIVGFASIGRKDSLRNIEATGQFTWNLATRPLAEAMNASAAMVPSEVDEFALAGLQMAPSRVIDAPRVAASPVSFECRLSQLLQLHSASGQAVETWLVLGEVVGVHLAHAALDDGVYDPARVQTILRAGGPADYFEVQPQARFRMHRPGQ
- the trpD gene encoding anthranilate phosphoribosyltransferase: MPITPQEALQRTIEHREIFHDEMVELMRQIMRGEVSDMMVAAILTGLRVKKETIGEIAGAATVMREFSRRVEVGDRQHMVDIVGTGGDGSHTFNISTCAMFVAAAGGAKVAKHGNRSVSSKSGSADALEALGAVIELQPEQVAASLAQTGIGFMYAPVHHPAMKVVAPVRREMGVRTIFNILGPLTNPAGSPNILMGVFHPDLVGIQARVLQELGAERALVVWGRDGMDELSLGAGTLVGELRDGQVREYEVHPEDFGIAMSASRNLKVADAAESRTMLLQVLDNVPGPALDIVALNAGAALYVAGVSDSIAAGVVRARVVLADGSARARLDAYVAFTRQLGASR
- the trpC gene encoding indole-3-glycerol phosphate synthase TrpC: MSDILNTILARKAEEIAERSVRVPLAELVARSADLPLTRGFAAAMQASIAAGEPAVIAEVKKASPSKGVIRPDFHPADIAVSYEFGGASCLSVLTDVDFFQGSDAYLRQAREACTLPVLRKDFTVDPYQVYEARVLGADCILLIVSALEDAQLADLSGLAMQLGLDVLVEVHDIDELERAVQVPVPLIGINNRNLRTFEVSLQTTLDMRAAVPRDRILVTESGIVTHADVQLMRSHGVNAFLVGETFMRAPEPGESLRQLFFAHD
- a CDS encoding haloacid dehalogenase-like hydrolase: MTESFPAPRDDAPLVVFDFDHTLYDGDSGSHLFAWLIKRNPLRLLVALLASPILGPMVAMLPTRRRGVSGYVWIATFGLHRAREFNRFIDAYVLKHEAQIRQRLLPHALKVFTDHRAAGDRVVVATGAPPELARAILGFVAHQDVPVIGSLVGPRLGAVTARRHCHNEEKMRMLRERGYADIAIAYSDSTADLPLLKAARAPVVVNPKANREELFRQVLPAGTPILNWGCRDRGGKAL
- the crp gene encoding cAMP-activated global transcriptional regulator CRP; translation: MSPGNTTVVTTTVRNATPSLALDAGTIERFLAHSHRRRYPTRTDVFRPGDPAGTLYYVISGSVSIIAEEDDDRELVLGYFGSGEFVGEMGLFIESDTREVILRTRTQCELAEISYERLQQLFQTSLSPDAPRILYALGVQLSKRLLDTTRKASRLAFLDVTDRIVRTLHDLSKEPEAMSHPQGTQLRVSRQELARLVGCSREMAGRVLKKLQADGLLHARGKTVVLYGTR
- the speD gene encoding adenosylmethionine decarboxylase, which translates into the protein MVKPLPRLRLQGFNNLTKALSFNIYDVCYARTEEERQRYIEYIDEQYDADRLTQILTDVAEIIGANILNIARQDYDPQGASVTILISEEPVIDKKQAGKELISDAVVAHMDKSHITVHTYPETHPQEGIATFRADIDVATCGVISPLKALNYLIESLESDIVIMDYRVRGFTRDVKGKKHYIDHKINSIQHFLAKNVKSRYEMFDVNVYQENIFHTKMHLKDFDLDQYLFEERAKNLSFKERMKIETLLKREIEELFHGRNLSE
- a CDS encoding multidrug efflux SMR transporter, yielding MPWIYLVLAGLFEIGFAMGLKYSDGFTRLWPTVLTIGLAGISLWFLTQALKTIPVGTGYAIWTGIGALGVTIAGIALFGDSASWSRLACIGLIVAGVIGLKLVS
- the coq7 gene encoding 2-polyprenyl-3-methyl-6-methoxy-1,4-benzoquinone monooxygenase; protein product: MTQTSPTRLHSPLDRLLVEAQRALETVFGNPPAERPNPAADTPDVALQPDQRRHAAGLMRINHVGEVCAQGLYFGQAAVARDAHTQHHLLEAAQEETDHLAWCADRLHELDSRPSLLNPVWYAGSYALGALAGLRGDDWSLGFVVETERQVEAHLDEHLETLPEIDQRSRAILRVMKIDEARHADQAEQAGARILPPPIPTAMALASKLMKTLAYRF
- the rplM gene encoding 50S ribosomal protein L13; translation: MTTFTAKSETVQRDWYLVDAAGKTLGRLSTELARRLRGKHKPVYTPHVDTGDYLVVINAEKIVVTGNKLKDKKYHRFTGYIGNLKTESLEQALQRHPERVIEIAVKGMLPKGPLGRTMYRKLKVYSGAEHPHAAQQPQVLDI
- the rpsI gene encoding 30S ribosomal protein S9 — protein: MAITQNYGTGRRKSSTARVFLRKGTGKITVNDRPLDEFFGRETARMIVRQPLELTKNTESFDILVTASGGGTTGQAGAIRLGIARALVEYDETLKSELRKAGFMTRDAREVERKKVGLHKARRATQFSKR
- a CDS encoding RNA pyrophosphohydrolase, with the translated sequence MIDPDGFRPNVGIVLMRKDGQVFWARRVRRDGWQFPQGGMNTDETPVEAMYRELREETGLLPEHVELLGATPGWLRYRLPSRAVRRNERQVCIGQKQVWFLLQFTGDESHLKLDHTDTPEFDHWRWVDFWYPVEHVVIFKRGVYARALRHLAPLAQNLAGPAAVGVMPERALEAWLPGSSAAGHDSPRKRPRKRGGASRVRINND